The Lichenihabitans psoromatis genome contains a region encoding:
- a CDS encoding ABC transporter permease produces MALPALSMALIVLGIWAMNSRAISYFGFTLMLNLAVPVALATVGQMFVMAGNDLDLSIGTFVGFVGCVTATILHDNPVLGVAILVGCILVYACLGALIHLRNLPSIVVTLGMFFVWQGLAILLLPKPGGHAPDWLKSLMALKIPFVPFPIVAALVIGIVAYVGLMRTSYGAVLRGAGGNPVAVERAGWSLLKAKMVLFGLTGLCGVLAGMALIGLTTSADANLGNGYTLLSIAGTILGGGEFVGGRVSPIGAVIGAMTLTLAGSLLNFMHISPDWQVAAQGGILIVVLAARVIINRTGTTA; encoded by the coding sequence ATGGCGCTGCCGGCGCTTTCGATGGCGCTGATCGTGCTCGGCATCTGGGCCATGAACTCGCGGGCCATCAGCTATTTCGGTTTCACGCTGATGCTCAATCTCGCTGTGCCGGTCGCCCTCGCCACCGTCGGTCAGATGTTCGTCATGGCGGGCAACGATCTCGATCTGTCGATCGGGACGTTCGTTGGCTTTGTGGGCTGCGTCACGGCGACGATCCTGCATGATAATCCGGTCCTCGGTGTCGCGATCCTGGTCGGCTGCATTCTTGTCTATGCCTGTCTTGGAGCGTTGATCCACCTCCGTAATCTACCCTCGATCGTGGTGACGCTCGGGATGTTCTTCGTCTGGCAGGGACTTGCGATTCTGCTGCTACCCAAGCCGGGGGGCCACGCCCCCGATTGGCTCAAGAGCCTCATGGCTCTTAAGATCCCGTTCGTGCCGTTCCCGATCGTCGCCGCGCTGGTGATTGGCATCGTGGCTTATGTCGGCCTCATGCGGACATCGTATGGGGCGGTGTTGCGCGGCGCCGGTGGTAATCCCGTCGCGGTTGAACGCGCGGGATGGTCACTCCTCAAGGCCAAGATGGTTCTGTTCGGTCTCACCGGGTTGTGCGGCGTCTTAGCCGGCATGGCCTTGATCGGCCTGACCACCTCGGCGGACGCCAATCTCGGTAACGGCTACACGCTTCTCTCGATCGCGGGCACGATCCTCGGCGGCGGCGAGTTCGTCGGCGGACGCGTCTCGCCGATCGGCGCCGTCATCGGCGCCATGACCCTTACGCTCGCGGGCTCGCTGCTCAATTTCATGCACATCTCGCCGGATTGGCAGGTGGCGGCACAGGGCGGCATCCTCATCGTCGTACTTGCGGCGCGCGTCATCATCAATCGAACCGGAACGACCGCGTGA